A single Providencia manganoxydans DNA region contains:
- a CDS encoding purine-cytosine permease family protein, which produces MSALPDNAQTNEAWKIENTGIDIVPEHERTATPLELFWIWSAANIGILGIVYGAIIVSFRLSFFQSLLATIIGIASFALVGYISLSGQKGRTSTLTLSRTIFGKTGNIAPTFFSWITLMGWEAINMITGTLTLKALFQVLGFSDSIALTVVCMVLFGGLAITISLLGQATVVVMQSWITRIFGTMTLIAALYIIWQTDWSAVLSMPSGDWLTSFLPAVSIIAAGTGIGWGIAGADYSRYQSDRSSKSAIFNAVTFGATLPLFILLFTGILLSARLPELASAENPIALIGTELPSWMSVPYLLTATAGIITIAVLSLYSASLNLLTIGVKIRQVYAVALDAVLVMGVAIYILFISGEFINSFIAFLLFCGVFLAAWEAVFMLDYAVLRSHKGYEFEQLFGQSNAGIRWVPLLCWLLGALAGLLVSDNEFIKGPWATGIFEGSSLSILLSFVLSFVLYGLYLMFSRPVEKH; this is translated from the coding sequence ATGAGTGCACTACCTGACAATGCACAAACCAATGAAGCTTGGAAAATCGAAAATACGGGTATAGATATTGTCCCTGAACATGAACGTACCGCAACACCGCTTGAGCTATTTTGGATTTGGTCCGCAGCCAATATAGGTATACTTGGTATTGTTTATGGCGCAATTATTGTTTCCTTTCGTCTCTCCTTTTTTCAATCATTACTCGCCACAATAATTGGTATTGCTAGCTTTGCATTAGTTGGCTATATCAGCCTATCAGGGCAAAAAGGTCGTACCTCGACGCTGACGCTTTCGCGTACCATTTTTGGTAAAACAGGAAATATTGCTCCCACGTTTTTTAGTTGGATCACACTGATGGGCTGGGAAGCCATCAATATGATCACGGGAACATTAACCCTTAAAGCCCTATTTCAAGTACTTGGCTTTAGTGATTCGATTGCCTTAACCGTTGTCTGTATGGTGCTATTCGGTGGATTGGCCATCACGATTAGCTTGTTAGGCCAAGCAACAGTGGTGGTAATGCAAAGTTGGATCACCCGTATTTTTGGTACCATGACCTTAATTGCTGCACTGTATATTATTTGGCAAACCGATTGGAGTGCTGTTTTATCAATGCCTTCGGGGGATTGGTTAACGAGCTTCTTACCTGCGGTGTCGATTATCGCAGCAGGAACAGGGATTGGCTGGGGAATTGCAGGAGCTGATTATAGCCGTTATCAAAGCGACCGTTCATCAAAATCGGCCATTTTTAATGCCGTAACATTCGGTGCGACATTACCATTATTTATTTTACTCTTTACAGGTATTCTGTTGTCAGCGCGTTTGCCTGAACTAGCCTCCGCAGAAAATCCAATCGCATTAATTGGTACCGAGTTACCAAGTTGGATGTCAGTTCCTTATCTGCTAACTGCAACGGCGGGGATCATCACAATTGCAGTACTGAGCCTCTATTCTGCTAGCCTTAATTTACTGACTATTGGCGTGAAAATTCGCCAAGTCTATGCTGTTGCATTGGATGCCGTGTTAGTCATGGGTGTTGCTATCTATATATTGTTTATCTCAGGGGAGTTTATTAATTCCTTTATCGCCTTCCTGCTGTTTTGTGGCGTGTTTTTAGCTGCATGGGAAGCCGTGTTTATGTTGGATTATGCGGTGTTGCGTAGTCATAAAGGTTATGAGTTTGAACAATTATTTGGACAGTCGAATGCCGGTATTCGTTGGGTGCCGCTATTATGTTGGTTACTGGGTGCACTAGCAGGACTGTTAGTTAGTGATAATGAATTTATTAAAGGGCCTTGGGCGACAGGTATTTTTGAAGGCTCCAGTTTGTCTATTTTATTATCGTTTGTATTAAGTTTTGTATTGTACGGCTTATATCTGATGTTTAGTCGTCCGGTGGAGAAGCATTAA
- a CDS encoding ADP-ribosylglycohydrolase family protein, whose product MGLKPDIKNAILGCLYGQATGDAMGMPSELWRQDQVQQFFGWIDNFLPGPDENIAAIGFRAGEVTDDTHQAIALMDAIISCNGRVEPKVIAQNILAWANCINAFEKNIFGPTSKQSLLAIQAGEPISEIVSNGVTNGAAMRIAPVGCVASTADRNQFIKTVEAACIPTHKSDIAIAGATVIAWAISRAIEQTSWSQIKKELPILADEVQLLYASTFSPSLGQRITLAFQKVSELKSYSPKATLKELYDFIGAGMDTIESIPCALAIVDLTNGDPVMCAKYCANLGGDTDTIGAMAGAISGALSGIQSFPKEWIALINNSNNIDFHPYAEILATLRQ is encoded by the coding sequence ATGGGGCTGAAACCCGACATTAAAAACGCGATACTTGGATGCTTATATGGTCAGGCAACAGGGGATGCCATGGGTATGCCCTCTGAACTGTGGCGTCAAGACCAGGTTCAACAGTTTTTCGGCTGGATAGATAACTTTTTGCCAGGGCCAGACGAAAATATCGCAGCCATCGGGTTTCGTGCCGGTGAAGTGACAGATGACACTCATCAAGCAATAGCATTAATGGATGCGATTATCTCGTGTAACGGTAGGGTAGAGCCGAAGGTGATTGCACAAAATATTTTGGCATGGGCAAACTGCATTAACGCCTTTGAGAAAAATATTTTTGGGCCAACTTCAAAACAGTCTCTATTAGCTATCCAAGCTGGAGAACCCATTAGTGAAATTGTGTCGAATGGAGTGACTAATGGTGCAGCAATGCGGATCGCGCCTGTGGGCTGTGTTGCTTCAACTGCGGATCGCAATCAATTTATAAAAACCGTTGAAGCGGCTTGTATTCCGACACATAAGTCGGATATTGCGATTGCAGGCGCCACTGTTATTGCTTGGGCAATTAGCCGAGCTATCGAGCAAACATCGTGGTCCCAAATTAAAAAAGAACTCCCTATACTCGCTGATGAGGTGCAATTGTTGTACGCCTCAACATTTAGCCCTTCTTTAGGTCAAAGAATTACCTTGGCTTTTCAGAAGGTAAGTGAGTTGAAATCATACTCTCCTAAGGCAACGCTCAAAGAGCTGTACGATTTTATCGGTGCTGGTATGGATACGATAGAGTCGATTCCCTGCGCTCTAGCCATAGTTGACCTTACAAATGGTGATCCTGTCATGTGTGCGAAGTATTGTGCCAACCTGGGGGGGGACACGGACACCATTGGGGCTATGGCTGGAGCGATTTCGGGAGCTTTGTCAGGTATTCAATCTTTTCCTAAAGAATGGATTGCATTGATTAATAATTCTAATAATATAGATTTCCATCCTTACGCAGAGATACTCGCCACCTTACGTCAATAA
- a CDS encoding GntR family transcriptional regulator yields MQARFLKWIKSQLDLNSTMPLYRQLQQAIESAIEHQIVDAGDFLPAERHLAQQLNLSRVTISKAMQALEKKGVVIRQQGVGTQIAKYLGYSLSHESGFTSQVIKAGGTVTTQWLLRTLTEAPADIAAKLGLAVGAQIAQLRRIRIANGQPVSFENNYIPSQYLPEPAKLTDSLYALWESQGITFSQVQHKVKAISCNEEQANWLNSTVGAPLLFVRQTSTSKSGVIIEYSEIICRGDIYELEFNSP; encoded by the coding sequence ATGCAAGCACGCTTTCTTAAATGGATAAAATCGCAGTTAGATCTCAATTCCACGATGCCCCTTTATCGCCAGTTACAACAAGCGATTGAATCTGCTATTGAGCATCAAATAGTGGATGCAGGGGACTTTTTACCTGCGGAGCGCCATCTTGCACAGCAACTCAATTTGTCGCGTGTGACTATTAGTAAAGCCATGCAGGCACTAGAAAAGAAAGGAGTTGTGATCCGCCAACAAGGCGTCGGAACACAAATCGCTAAATATTTAGGTTATTCATTATCACATGAAAGCGGTTTTACATCGCAAGTGATCAAAGCTGGCGGAACCGTCACTACTCAGTGGCTATTACGCACACTGACAGAAGCACCCGCAGACATTGCAGCAAAACTCGGCTTAGCTGTGGGGGCGCAAATTGCACAATTAAGGCGTATCCGTATCGCTAATGGCCAACCCGTCTCTTTTGAAAATAACTATATTCCATCTCAGTATTTGCCTGAACCTGCAAAATTGACTGATTCACTGTATGCCTTATGGGAGAGTCAGGGTATCACCTTTAGCCAAGTACAACATAAGGTTAAAGCAATCAGCTGCAATGAAGAACAAGCCAACTGGTTAAATTCAACTGTGGGTGCACCACTATTATTTGTACGGCAAACGAGTACCAGTAAATCTGGGGTAATTATCGAATATAGCGAAATCATCTGTCGTGGTGATATCTATGAATTAGAATTTAATTCACCTTAA
- a CDS encoding TOBE domain-containing protein — translation MQISARNQLTGTVSAIKEGAVNNEVVLSLGNGEELTTVITRESCKTLGLVVGKEAIAIIKAPWVVLAKPDCGLQFSARNQFNGKISNIVEGAVNSTVHLVTDKGIELTAIITNESFQDMALTKGVDITALVKASSVILATRK, via the coding sequence ATGCAAATTTCCGCTCGTAACCAATTAACAGGTACTGTTAGCGCGATCAAAGAAGGTGCGGTAAATAATGAAGTGGTGTTATCTTTAGGTAATGGAGAAGAACTCACCACCGTAATTACACGCGAAAGCTGCAAAACATTAGGCTTAGTGGTCGGTAAAGAAGCCATTGCGATTATTAAAGCCCCTTGGGTGGTACTGGCAAAACCCGATTGTGGCTTGCAATTTTCGGCACGTAATCAATTCAATGGTAAGATTAGCAATATTGTCGAAGGCGCGGTCAACAGTACCGTTCACCTTGTTACTGACAAAGGCATTGAACTGACAGCCATTATCACCAATGAAAGCTTCCAAGACATGGCGTTAACTAAAGGTGTTGATATTACCGCACTGGTTAAAGCCTCAAGTGTGATCCTAGCCACACGTAAATAA
- a CDS encoding DUF1471 domain-containing protein, which produces MKKIKLISFFVFSIISSMSMAETISAWGGTVSEAEAKIANIAKEKNSSYEITTSRMGNYSYVTAKLTENRK; this is translated from the coding sequence ATGAAAAAAATTAAATTAATAAGCTTTTTTGTATTCTCTATTATATCTTCTATGAGTATGGCAGAAACTATTTCCGCATGGGGAGGCACTGTATCAGAAGCAGAAGCTAAAATAGCGAATATAGCCAAGGAGAAGAACTCTAGCTATGAAATAACAACATCAAGAATGGGTAATTATTCTTATGTTACTGCTAAGTTAACTGAAAATAGAAAATAA
- a CDS encoding YybH family protein, translating into MKIIKNIILPIGILSSMLITPITSFSSTPPSYTVYKNVEKSNAQKEVLDVIMKYQKALNAGNTKEIISLYANESYSQWNNLLTADSKEKKEDQYNNLFSKEKFNTDFAIDTIWVDGNTAFVRTHHHNGSVVTDTKEQKTILDLNREVFILHKENGEWKIILYTFNTNPLQGVA; encoded by the coding sequence ATGAAAATCATTAAGAATATAATTCTACCTATTGGAATACTATCTTCAATGCTAATAACACCTATAACATCTTTTTCTAGCACACCACCATCATACACAGTCTATAAAAATGTTGAAAAATCAAACGCACAAAAAGAAGTTTTAGATGTGATTATGAAATATCAAAAAGCATTAAATGCAGGTAATACCAAAGAAATTATTTCATTATATGCCAATGAAAGTTATTCTCAATGGAATAACTTACTCACCGCTGATTCAAAAGAAAAGAAAGAAGATCAATACAATAACTTGTTTAGTAAAGAGAAATTCAACACTGACTTTGCTATTGATACTATATGGGTTGATGGAAATACCGCTTTTGTAAGAACTCATCATCATAATGGTTCGGTAGTAACAGATACTAAAGAACAGAAAACAATTCTTGATTTAAATCGTGAGGTATTTATCTTGCATAAAGAAAATGGTGAATGGAAAATTATTTTATATACATTCAACACTAATCCTCTACAGGGTGTAGCATAA
- a CDS encoding LysR family transcriptional regulator, whose translation MRHEHALTLDAIRIMDFIEKHGSFAAAANELGKVPSSLSYSMQKLEDDLNVILFDRSGHRVKFTKAGRLLLEKGRLLLNEAEKIRLDVKALANGWESHLTIVCEISIPSKILFPLINKLDAISGTQVSILTGVLSGSWELLDTGKADIVISSDRGFKKSSEFNCKRLSKMRHIYVAAPEHSIHKDEKPNPINYSGIVIADTTSTNTALSVHILDKQKRLTVSNLEDKRMALLDGLGVATMPYWKVKDDIENGKLKIVNNGFNHYSNIVVGWHRGTMGKAKTWCIKEVSKLFNSVEC comes from the coding sequence ATGAGACATGAGCATGCTTTAACGCTTGATGCTATACGTATTATGGATTTCATTGAAAAGCATGGTAGTTTTGCTGCCGCTGCAAATGAGTTGGGAAAAGTACCCTCATCCCTTAGTTACTCAATGCAAAAATTGGAAGATGACCTTAACGTGATTTTATTTGATCGTTCAGGGCACAGAGTAAAATTTACGAAGGCTGGTCGATTATTATTAGAAAAAGGTCGATTATTATTAAACGAAGCAGAAAAAATACGACTAGATGTTAAGGCATTAGCTAATGGGTGGGAGTCTCATCTTACTATAGTCTGTGAAATATCTATTCCCTCTAAAATACTATTTCCTTTAATTAATAAGTTAGATGCTATATCAGGAACTCAAGTTTCAATATTGACAGGTGTGTTATCCGGTTCATGGGAATTATTAGATACAGGGAAAGCAGATATAGTGATATCTTCAGATAGAGGATTTAAAAAATCATCAGAGTTTAATTGCAAACGGTTAAGTAAGATGCGACATATATATGTTGCTGCACCTGAGCATTCTATCCATAAAGATGAAAAACCCAATCCTATTAATTATAGTGGTATTGTGATTGCGGATACTACATCTACAAATACTGCATTATCTGTACATATATTAGATAAGCAAAAACGTTTAACTGTTTCTAATCTTGAAGATAAGAGAATGGCGCTATTAGATGGATTAGGTGTAGCGACGATGCCATATTGGAAAGTTAAAGATGATATTGAAAATGGTAAGCTTAAAATAGTTAATAATGGTTTTAATCACTACTCTAACATTGTAGTTGGTTGGCATAGAGGTACTATGGGGAAAGCAAAGACATGGTGTATTAAAGAAGTGTCTAAACTATTTAATAGCGTTGAATGCTAA
- a CDS encoding LTA synthase family protein produces the protein MKKRIFSAVYLMLIFIASLFLVFEKSGVIYPALVSISVYAVIFGVLYLITARWLFSAIVTSTLFIIVKFLNQLKVHYYKEQLFYSDINIMTDTSNMGTLSHYWLAGVALIGLLILLVINGILSWRLVRPAKSFSWRLLGILLGIGGYFGASLAASHYYNEWTETLPKGRGTVTNLVMSAKNSVYQSPQIKGSSDYFLQQAASVTLPNSDITEKPDILLLLQESTVNPNIYKLPEGTELPDLFMFQQDNQLTAHSAMRVQTFGGGTWLSEFAALTGLNSDDFGSQKSGVFYFIVDHLNNSLFKEMKANGYYTVVLTPFNRGAYHSGHAYQMLGVDRIIQPQELGHPGKLQDNLWTISTDDMLKYAKEILAKETDKPVFIFSLTMYEHGPYKESHSDDYGLKGKVKHADSAGEFSHYMEKIVASDKAMRDFVDFMAKRERPLMFLYFGDHQPGISLNQYQSEFVNPAFITQFTLRDNLKSGNSIKTGSLTDITFLGGMLLERANLKVSPFYEANIKMRHLCNGKLDDCEDKRLLESYRHYIYQTLKVADKKID, from the coding sequence ATGAAGAAAAGAATTTTTTCCGCTGTTTATCTGATGCTGATTTTTATTGCTTCACTTTTTTTGGTATTCGAGAAAAGCGGCGTAATCTACCCAGCGCTAGTTTCAATAAGTGTCTACGCGGTAATATTTGGTGTACTTTACCTTATTACAGCGAGATGGTTATTCTCTGCTATCGTCACCAGTACATTATTCATCATTGTTAAATTTCTTAACCAACTCAAAGTTCATTATTATAAAGAGCAACTTTTCTACTCGGATATCAATATTATGACGGATACCTCCAATATGGGTACGTTAAGTCATTATTGGTTAGCGGGAGTTGCATTAATAGGCTTGTTAATTTTATTGGTGATTAATGGGATCTTGAGCTGGCGCTTAGTACGTCCTGCTAAATCTTTTTCTTGGCGTTTACTTGGAATACTTCTCGGTATTGGCGGTTATTTTGGCGCAAGTTTGGCTGCATCACATTATTATAATGAGTGGACAGAAACATTACCGAAAGGTCGCGGTACTGTCACTAATTTAGTGATGTCAGCGAAAAATTCAGTGTATCAATCCCCACAAATTAAAGGCTCATCAGATTATTTCCTGCAACAGGCCGCCTCAGTCACCCTACCTAACAGTGATATTACAGAAAAGCCTGATATCTTATTATTGCTTCAAGAATCAACCGTAAATCCTAATATCTATAAATTACCTGAAGGAACAGAACTACCCGATTTATTTATGTTCCAACAAGATAATCAATTGACTGCTCATAGTGCGATGCGAGTGCAAACTTTTGGTGGTGGGACGTGGTTATCTGAATTTGCTGCATTGACAGGGCTGAATAGCGATGACTTTGGCTCTCAGAAGAGTGGGGTATTCTATTTTATTGTCGATCACCTTAATAATAGCCTATTTAAAGAGATGAAAGCCAATGGCTATTACACGGTGGTTTTAACTCCTTTTAACCGTGGTGCTTATCATTCAGGACATGCCTATCAAATGCTAGGCGTCGACCGTATTATTCAACCACAAGAATTAGGCCATCCAGGCAAATTACAAGATAATCTATGGACTATCAGCACTGATGATATGCTGAAGTATGCCAAAGAAATCTTAGCCAAAGAAACCGATAAACCGGTATTTATTTTCTCATTAACCATGTATGAACATGGGCCCTATAAAGAAAGCCATAGTGATGATTATGGCTTAAAAGGCAAAGTGAAACATGCTGATTCAGCTGGTGAGTTTAGCCATTATATGGAAAAAATCGTTGCTTCAGATAAGGCGATGCGTGATTTCGTTGATTTTATGGCAAAGCGTGAACGTCCATTGATGTTCCTGTATTTTGGAGACCATCAGCCGGGGATCAGTTTGAATCAATACCAATCTGAGTTTGTTAATCCGGCATTTATAACCCAATTTACGCTGCGAGATAATTTAAAATCAGGTAATAGTATTAAAACAGGTTCACTCACTGACATCACTTTCCTTGGCGGTATGTTATTAGAGCGGGCTAATCTCAAAGTATCACCATTCTATGAAGCTAACATTAAAATGCGTCATTTGTGTAATGGTAAATTGGATGACTGTGAAGATAAACGCTTGTTAGAGAGCTATCGTCATTATATTTATCAAACATTGAAAGTAGCAGATAAGAAAATTGACTAA
- the selB gene encoding selenocysteine-specific translation elongation factor, with product MIFATAGHVDHGKTTLIKAITGVNTAHLPEEKKRGMTIDLGYAYWPQPDGSSIGFIDVPGHEKFLGNMLAGVGGINHALLVVACDDGVMAQTREHLAILRLAGCQCVTAVLTKADRVDEQRVTEVALDVEAELHRQGWFDTPLFITAANEGRSIPELQTYLQQLHQKTADHQNQQQRFRLAIDRVFHVKGVGIVVTGTALAGKVALNEPLWLTGADSVVRVRGIHRQNQQSEFAQAGDRVALNLAGDIDKTNITRGDWLLSEKPFAAATRVIVELTCDSVIKHWQPVHLYHGASHITGRVSLLTEQGKAPLLAELILDTPLWLVDDDRLILRDISARETLASARVIRLVSPRRGKRQPEFIEWLRSLCAAKDELSHLKLQLPNGELDLNGYGWSRQLTSYALENLLSQVELVRVGNLALSAFKAQVAKERLVQILEDFHEVHSDQIGVSKARLKRMALPTMSESLVFKLINELLIDERIKQTRGWLHMPQHGLVFDREQQQIWQQVSGLFPRADSWWVRDLAAETKHDEGVLRSVMKKAAQMGLVTAIVRDRYYSREQIEQFAELILHYCIEKGAITAADFRNELGVGRKLAIQILEFFDKSGFTRRKGDEHFLRDKDIFIE from the coding sequence ATGATTTTTGCCACCGCAGGCCATGTCGATCATGGTAAAACTACATTAATTAAAGCTATTACAGGGGTGAATACTGCTCACTTACCTGAAGAAAAAAAACGTGGCATGACCATTGATTTAGGCTATGCCTATTGGCCTCAGCCCGATGGTAGCTCTATTGGTTTTATTGATGTTCCCGGCCACGAAAAATTTTTAGGTAATATGTTAGCTGGCGTGGGGGGGATTAATCATGCATTGCTTGTCGTTGCCTGTGATGATGGCGTTATGGCGCAAACGCGAGAGCATTTAGCGATTTTGCGTTTAGCGGGTTGCCAATGTGTGACGGCTGTTTTAACCAAAGCGGATCGCGTTGATGAACAGCGAGTAACAGAGGTCGCGCTTGATGTAGAAGCTGAACTACATCGCCAAGGCTGGTTCGATACCCCTTTATTTATTACTGCTGCAAATGAAGGCCGTAGCATCCCTGAATTACAGACGTATTTACAACAACTGCATCAGAAAACTGCCGATCATCAAAATCAACAGCAACGTTTTCGTCTCGCTATTGACCGTGTCTTTCATGTGAAAGGTGTGGGGATCGTGGTGACGGGCACCGCTTTAGCGGGCAAAGTTGCATTGAATGAACCGTTATGGCTAACGGGAGCCGATTCTGTAGTGCGTGTGAGAGGAATTCACCGGCAAAATCAACAATCTGAGTTCGCGCAAGCAGGCGATCGTGTTGCATTAAATCTTGCAGGGGATATTGATAAAACAAATATCACCCGAGGTGATTGGTTGTTGTCTGAGAAGCCTTTTGCTGCGGCGACAAGGGTGATTGTTGAATTAACGTGTGACTCGGTGATTAAACATTGGCAACCCGTGCACCTTTATCATGGCGCGAGTCATATTACAGGACGCGTTTCGTTGCTAACGGAGCAAGGAAAGGCGCCATTATTAGCCGAGCTGATCCTTGATACACCTTTGTGGCTGGTAGATGACGATAGGCTGATTCTTCGTGATATTAGCGCTCGTGAAACCCTTGCTTCGGCGCGAGTGATCCGCTTAGTTTCCCCTCGTCGAGGTAAAAGACAACCTGAATTTATTGAATGGTTACGCAGTCTGTGTGCAGCGAAAGATGAGCTGAGCCATTTAAAATTGCAGTTGCCCAATGGTGAATTAGATCTCAATGGTTATGGATGGTCTCGTCAATTAACGTCCTATGCTCTCGAAAATTTACTATCACAGGTTGAATTAGTTCGTGTAGGAAATTTGGCATTATCAGCATTTAAAGCGCAGGTTGCGAAAGAACGATTAGTGCAGATACTGGAAGACTTTCATGAAGTACACAGCGATCAAATTGGCGTCAGTAAAGCGCGTTTAAAAAGAATGGCGCTACCAACAATGAGTGAATCATTAGTATTTAAATTGATTAATGAACTGCTTATTGATGAACGTATTAAGCAAACTCGTGGCTGGTTACATATGCCACAGCATGGGTTAGTGTTTGACCGTGAGCAACAGCAAATTTGGCAGCAAGTTTCAGGGTTGTTTCCTCGGGCGGATTCATGGTGGGTACGTGATTTGGCCGCAGAAACTAAGCATGATGAGGGAGTCCTGCGTAGTGTAATGAAAAAAGCAGCGCAAATGGGACTGGTGACTGCGATTGTACGTGATCGCTATTATAGCCGTGAACAAATCGAGCAATTTGCTGAGCTGATTTTACATTATTGTATTGAGAAAGGTGCGATCACTGCTGCTGATTTTCGTAATGAACTGGGTGTTGGCCGTAAGCTTGCGATTCAAATACTGGAGTTTTTTGATAAGAGTGGTTTTACGCGGCGTAAAGGGGATGAGCACTTTTTGCGTGATAAAGATATTTTTATCGAATAG
- the selA gene encoding L-seryl-tRNA(Sec) selenium transferase, protein MADDSIAALYRQLPAIDKLLQLDEVQNLVVESGHHWVTEQLRDMQQQAREFIQQHEQLPQWHNDWVAELVRRHGLLQESALKPVFNLTGTVLHTNLGRAVMAEPAIMAVNQVMSSPITLEYSLDGATRGHRDRALADLLCQLTGAEDACIVNNNAAAVLLLLATVAKGQQVIVSRGELVEIGGAFRVPDVMAQAGCQLVEVGTTNRTHLRDYANAINDQTALLMKVHTSNYSIEGFTAEVEGEQLAELGRQHQLPTAIDLGSGSMVDMTAYGLPAEPMPQTYLAQGVDLVSISGDKLLGGPQAGIILGKKKWIDAIQKHPLKRALRADKMTLAALEATLKLYLTPEKLVTELPTLRWLTRSADEIKVRAERLIVSLQAFYGDKFVVEMEPCLSQIGSGSLPVDRLPSYAVTFTPFDGRGNSLALLATRWRQSSKPVIGRIKDGKLWLDLRCLDDEHGLLQVLLS, encoded by the coding sequence ATGGCCGACGACTCTATTGCCGCCTTATATCGCCAGCTTCCCGCTATCGACAAACTACTTCAGCTTGATGAGGTACAAAACCTTGTTGTTGAGTCTGGGCACCACTGGGTGACTGAACAGTTACGTGATATGCAACAGCAAGCACGTGAATTTATCCAACAACATGAGCAATTACCTCAGTGGCATAATGATTGGGTGGCAGAATTAGTTAGGCGGCATGGGTTATTGCAAGAAAGCGCATTAAAACCAGTATTTAACTTAACAGGGACCGTGTTGCACACTAATCTCGGGCGTGCGGTAATGGCAGAGCCTGCGATTATGGCAGTGAATCAGGTGATGAGCTCTCCAATCACATTGGAGTATTCTCTTGATGGTGCAACGCGAGGGCATCGTGATCGCGCATTGGCAGATTTACTCTGTCAGCTCACCGGTGCGGAAGATGCTTGTATTGTGAATAACAATGCTGCTGCGGTGCTACTGTTATTAGCAACGGTAGCAAAAGGCCAGCAAGTCATTGTTTCTCGTGGTGAATTAGTGGAAATTGGCGGGGCATTCCGTGTTCCGGATGTGATGGCACAAGCAGGATGCCAATTAGTCGAAGTCGGCACAACTAATCGTACTCATCTACGTGACTATGCAAATGCTATCAATGATCAAACTGCATTATTGATGAAGGTGCATACCAGCAATTACAGTATTGAGGGCTTTACTGCTGAAGTGGAAGGTGAACAGCTGGCGGAGCTAGGTAGGCAACATCAGTTACCAACAGCCATTGATTTGGGTAGTGGTTCGATGGTGGATATGACTGCTTACGGTTTGCCCGCCGAACCTATGCCGCAAACTTATCTCGCACAAGGTGTCGATCTTGTTTCAATATCGGGAGATAAGTTACTGGGTGGCCCGCAAGCAGGGATCATACTCGGTAAGAAAAAGTGGATTGACGCAATTCAAAAACATCCTCTAAAACGTGCGTTACGTGCGGATAAAATGACGTTAGCAGCCTTAGAGGCTACATTAAAGCTCTATCTCACACCTGAAAAGTTGGTTACTGAACTGCCAACATTGCGTTGGTTGACACGCAGTGCCGATGAAATCAAGGTACGAGCAGAACGACTGATTGTTTCATTGCAAGCTTTTTATGGCGATAAATTTGTGGTTGAAATGGAACCCTGTCTCTCTCAAATAGGCAGTGGCTCATTGCCTGTAGATAGACTACCTAGCTATGCTGTGACTTTCACGCCATTTGATGGACGTGGAAACTCATTAGCCTTACTCGCTACACGTTGGCGTCAGTCTTCAAAACCAGTGATTGGGCGAATTAAAGACGGCAAATTATGGCTTGATCTACGGTGTTTAGACGATGAGCATGGATTGTTACAGGTGTTATTGTCATGA